A region from the Corynebacterium halotolerans YIM 70093 = DSM 44683 genome encodes:
- a CDS encoding glycosyltransferase family 2 protein, giving the protein MNDIMDETTSAADNRDTWLIIPCYNEGPVIQDVIEHARATFPNIVAVNDGSADDSAERIHAAGAHLVDHPVNLGQGAALQTGVEYARKQPGAKYFVTFDADGQHQVKDVLTMVGRLRTEPYDIIVGTRFGRPRAEDDQVPWIKRVVLKTVVALSPTTRKLGLSDAHNGLRAFNKKVADEMDIRMNGMSHASEIVSMIADKGWRVAEEPVDILYTEYSMSKGQSLINGVNILADGLLARRL; this is encoded by the coding sequence ATGAATGACATCATGGACGAGACCACCAGTGCCGCCGACAACCGGGACACCTGGCTGATCATCCCCTGCTACAACGAGGGACCGGTCATCCAGGACGTCATCGAGCACGCCCGCGCCACCTTCCCGAACATCGTCGCGGTCAACGACGGTTCCGCCGACGACTCGGCCGAACGCATCCACGCCGCCGGCGCCCACCTGGTCGACCACCCGGTCAACCTCGGACAGGGGGCCGCGCTGCAGACCGGCGTGGAGTACGCCCGGAAACAGCCCGGCGCGAAGTACTTCGTGACCTTCGACGCCGACGGTCAGCACCAGGTCAAGGACGTGCTGACGATGGTCGGCCGCCTGCGCACCGAACCCTACGACATCATCGTGGGCACCCGCTTCGGCCGCCCCCGTGCCGAGGACGACCAGGTGCCCTGGATCAAGCGTGTCGTGCTGAAGACCGTCGTGGCGCTGTCGCCGACCACCCGCAAGCTCGGGCTCTCGGACGCCCACAACGGGCTGCGCGCCTTCAACAAGAAGGTCGCCGACGAGATGGACATCCGCATGAACGGGATGTCCCACGCCTCCGAGATCGTCTCCATGATCGCCGACAAGGGTTGGCGCGTGGCGGAGGAGCCGGTGGACATCCTCTACACCGAATACTCGATGAGCAAGGGCCAGTCGCTCATCAACGGCGTCAACATCCTCGCCGACGGTCTGCTGGCAAGGAGGCTCTAA
- a CDS encoding glycosyltransferase — translation MTTLAALVTVYHRIVPEELSEALESLAAQTRPADEIVIVEDGPVGDRLRAVIDAFVDKRPEARTVVLARNQGSGPASAAGMATITSTFVARLDADDIAAADRFARQLDWFAAHPELDVLGTSVTELNNAAVRAGASLEEAAGKVRALPEHHDAITRYLRINSPVNHPSVMMRTAAVVEAGGYRDVHHMEDYDLWARLLAGGARFHNLSEPLTYFRVSPEQFARRTGKGMFAAERQMQRNLVSYGLISRPRAVVNLVVRTAYRLLPAGLLTHVYGRLFHR, via the coding sequence ATGACCACGCTGGCCGCCCTCGTCACCGTCTACCACCGCATCGTCCCGGAAGAGCTGTCCGAGGCCCTCGAGTCGCTGGCAGCGCAGACCCGTCCGGCGGACGAGATCGTCATCGTCGAGGACGGGCCGGTCGGTGACCGGCTGCGCGCGGTGATCGACGCGTTCGTCGACAAGCGGCCGGAGGCGCGTACCGTCGTGCTCGCCCGCAACCAGGGTTCCGGGCCCGCGTCGGCGGCGGGCATGGCCACGATCACCAGTACCTTCGTGGCGCGTCTCGACGCCGACGACATCGCCGCCGCGGACCGTTTCGCGCGGCAGTTGGACTGGTTCGCCGCCCACCCCGAGTTGGATGTGCTAGGCACCTCCGTCACCGAGCTCAACAACGCCGCCGTCCGTGCCGGGGCAAGCCTGGAGGAGGCGGCCGGGAAGGTGCGTGCTCTCCCCGAGCACCACGACGCGATCACGCGGTACCTGCGTATCAACTCCCCGGTCAACCACCCGTCGGTGATGATGCGCACCGCCGCCGTCGTCGAAGCGGGCGGCTACCGCGACGTCCACCACATGGAGGACTACGACCTGTGGGCCCGTCTGCTCGCTGGCGGCGCGCGCTTCCACAACCTGTCCGAACCGCTGACCTATTTCCGTGTCAGCCCGGAGCAGTTCGCCCGCCGCACCGGAAAGGGCATGTTCGCCGCCGAGCGGCAGATGCAGCGCAACCTCGTGTCCTACGGGCTCATCTCGCGGCCGCGGGCGGTGGTCAACCTCGTCGTGCGCACCGCCTACCGGCTGTTGCCGGCAGGGCTGCTCACCCACGTCTACGGCAGGTTGTTCCACCGGTGA
- a CDS encoding M1 family metallopeptidase produces the protein MFRRLRSTPIPGTRDEYTGVDFNLGFHVRSYTLDLAYRVGPNHLSGTAVLQLDNWKSLKAMTLDLAGSLKVSKVTAAGSGGFTPRVARFRQSDNKLRLTFAEEIPVDSEFQLQIRYAGSPRPLRTAWGEIGWEELENGALVASQPNGAPSWFPCDDTPDEKARYEISVSADNPYVVIANGELVGRQAAGSRTTWHYRADFPMASYLATVQVGEYQQLDLSGEGQVPVRAWAPPELKDLVRDEFADQSAMLELYSRLFGPYPFPAYTVVVTEDELEIPLEAQGLSIFGSNHAEGDHAWERLIAHELSHQWFGNSLGLAQWNDIWLNEGFACYAEWLWFEHSADRPAADSAREFYDELAEKPEDLLLGDPGPEDMFDDRVYKRGALTVHALRCLLGDAAFFAVLRRYVAAGRHAVVEPRDLKREVLAEANAQSVPQEVVEKLWDDWLFQRELPEFPEPRR, from the coding sequence ATGTTTAGAAGGCTGCGTTCCACCCCGATCCCCGGCACCCGTGACGAGTACACCGGCGTCGACTTCAATCTCGGTTTCCACGTCCGGAGCTACACCCTGGATCTGGCCTACCGCGTCGGCCCCAACCACCTGTCCGGCACGGCGGTCCTGCAGCTGGACAACTGGAAGTCGCTGAAGGCCATGACCCTCGACCTGGCGGGGTCGCTGAAGGTCAGCAAGGTCACCGCCGCGGGTTCCGGCGGGTTCACTCCCCGGGTAGCCAGGTTCCGGCAGTCCGACAACAAGCTGCGACTGACCTTCGCCGAGGAGATTCCGGTCGACAGCGAGTTCCAGCTGCAGATCCGTTACGCCGGCTCACCCCGTCCGCTCCGCACGGCCTGGGGCGAGATCGGCTGGGAGGAACTCGAGAATGGCGCACTCGTGGCCTCGCAGCCGAATGGGGCGCCCAGCTGGTTCCCCTGCGACGACACCCCGGACGAGAAGGCCCGCTACGAGATCAGCGTGTCCGCGGACAACCCCTACGTGGTCATCGCCAACGGTGAACTCGTCGGCAGGCAGGCCGCCGGCTCCCGCACCACCTGGCACTACCGGGCCGATTTCCCCATGGCCAGCTATCTCGCCACGGTGCAGGTCGGCGAGTACCAGCAGCTCGACCTGAGCGGCGAGGGCCAGGTCCCGGTCCGCGCCTGGGCGCCGCCGGAGCTGAAGGACCTGGTTCGCGACGAGTTCGCCGATCAGTCGGCCATGCTCGAGCTGTACTCGCGGCTGTTCGGCCCCTACCCCTTCCCCGCCTACACGGTCGTGGTCACCGAGGACGAGCTGGAGATCCCCCTCGAGGCCCAGGGGCTGTCCATCTTCGGGTCCAACCACGCCGAGGGAGACCACGCCTGGGAGCGGCTGATCGCCCATGAGCTGTCGCACCAGTGGTTCGGTAACTCGCTGGGCCTGGCCCAGTGGAACGACATCTGGCTGAACGAGGGGTTCGCCTGCTACGCGGAGTGGCTGTGGTTCGAGCACTCCGCCGACCGCCCCGCCGCCGACTCCGCCCGCGAGTTCTACGACGAGCTCGCCGAGAAGCCCGAGGACCTGCTGCTGGGTGACCCGGGCCCGGAGGACATGTTCGACGACCGCGTGTACAAGCGCGGGGCGCTCACGGTGCACGCGCTGCGCTGCCTGCTTGGCGACGCCGCGTTCTTCGCGGTGCTGCGCCGCTACGTCGCCGCCGGGCGGCACGCCGTCGTGGAGCCGCGGGACCTCAAGCGCGAGGTCCTCGCCGAGGCGAACGCGCAGTCCGTCCCGCAGGAGGTCGTCGAGAAGCTCTGGGACGACTGGCTGTTCCAGCGCGAGCTGCCGGAGTTCCCGGAACCCCGGCGATGA
- a CDS encoding prolyl oligopeptidase family serine peptidase yields MTYHDSNDIDPALLETIDDPQALTWAERWSDATEAGVDKHVGRADLRGRILAALDVDDRIPFVVRRGGHLYNFWRDAGHPRGLWRRTTLESYLTDDIDWEVLLDVDALAESEDESWVWKGAHVRTPDNDRALVRLSRGGADATVVREFDLGSGTFVAESPFELPEAKSDVSWLDLDTVLVGTDTGEGSLTTSGYPARVHRWHRGEAVETSEVFTTGSRDDVAVGAGADRTPGFERIIASRALDFYRSRVAVDTGGGLQSIEVPEDCEVALQRQWLFVLPRTEFAGIPAGGLGVIELDRFLAGERDVRAVFEPTEHTSLQSLAFTERKMVLTLLTDVATELRVVELSEPTGEQRAIELPELVTAGVVATSPLDGDEVWLTTSSFTEPTTLYRLDLAESLVPSPVKRARAMFDADGLETRQHWATSADGTKIPYFITGRFELGPRPTLVGGYGGFEVSLTPGYSAVRGLSWLERGNFFVQPNLRGGGEFGPDWHSQVVKTNRHKVWEDHQAVLADVVERGYCAPAQIGIRGGSNGGLLTSGALTKYPSDFGAAVVQVPLTDMLRYHTWSAGASWMAEYGDPSVAEERAAIETWSPLHNVVDHGVRPYPPALVTTSTRDDRVHPAHARLFALALAKVGQPVDYFENTEGGHAGAADNKQVARVESLIYTWLIEQLER; encoded by the coding sequence ATGACCTACCACGACAGTAATGACATAGACCCCGCCCTGCTGGAAACCATCGACGACCCGCAGGCCCTGACCTGGGCGGAACGCTGGTCCGACGCCACCGAGGCGGGCGTCGACAAGCACGTGGGGCGCGCCGACCTGCGAGGGCGCATCCTCGCCGCCCTCGACGTCGACGACCGCATCCCCTTCGTCGTCCGCCGCGGCGGCCACCTCTACAACTTCTGGCGCGACGCCGGCCACCCCCGCGGGCTGTGGCGGCGCACGACGCTCGAGTCCTATCTCACGGACGACATCGACTGGGAGGTGCTCCTCGACGTCGACGCCCTCGCGGAGTCGGAGGACGAGAGCTGGGTGTGGAAGGGTGCGCACGTGCGCACCCCGGACAACGACCGCGCACTGGTGCGGCTGTCCCGCGGCGGGGCCGACGCCACCGTGGTGCGCGAGTTCGACCTGGGCAGCGGGACCTTCGTGGCTGAGTCGCCCTTCGAACTGCCGGAGGCGAAGTCCGACGTCAGCTGGCTCGACCTCGACACCGTGCTCGTGGGCACCGACACCGGCGAGGGTTCGCTGACCACCTCCGGCTACCCGGCGCGCGTGCACCGCTGGCACCGCGGCGAGGCCGTCGAGACCTCCGAGGTGTTCACCACCGGCTCGCGTGACGACGTCGCCGTGGGCGCCGGCGCCGACCGCACGCCCGGCTTCGAGCGGATCATCGCCTCCCGGGCGCTGGACTTCTACCGCTCGCGGGTGGCCGTCGACACCGGCGGCGGACTGCAGTCGATCGAGGTGCCCGAGGACTGCGAGGTGGCCCTGCAGCGGCAGTGGCTGTTCGTCCTGCCGCGCACGGAATTCGCCGGCATCCCCGCCGGCGGGCTCGGCGTGATCGAACTCGACCGCTTCCTCGCCGGAGAGCGCGATGTGCGTGCCGTGTTCGAGCCCACGGAGCACACCTCGCTGCAGTCGCTGGCGTTCACCGAGCGGAAGATGGTGCTCACCCTGCTCACCGATGTCGCGACCGAGCTACGGGTCGTGGAGCTGTCGGAGCCGACCGGCGAGCAGCGGGCCATCGAACTGCCCGAGCTGGTCACCGCCGGGGTGGTCGCCACCAGCCCGCTCGACGGTGACGAGGTCTGGTTGACCACCTCCTCCTTCACCGAACCGACGACGCTGTACCGGCTGGACCTCGCCGAGTCCCTGGTACCGTCGCCCGTGAAGCGGGCACGCGCGATGTTCGACGCCGACGGTCTCGAGACCCGGCAGCACTGGGCGACCTCCGCCGACGGCACGAAGATCCCCTACTTCATCACCGGTCGCTTCGAGCTTGGCCCGCGCCCGACGCTGGTCGGCGGCTACGGCGGTTTCGAGGTCTCCCTGACGCCCGGCTACTCCGCGGTCCGCGGCCTGTCCTGGCTGGAGCGCGGCAACTTCTTCGTCCAGCCCAATCTGCGCGGCGGCGGGGAATTCGGCCCCGACTGGCACTCCCAGGTGGTCAAGACCAACCGGCACAAGGTGTGGGAGGACCATCAGGCGGTGCTTGCCGACGTCGTGGAGCGCGGCTACTGCGCACCCGCACAGATCGGCATCCGGGGCGGCTCCAACGGTGGGCTGCTGACCTCAGGGGCGCTGACGAAATACCCCTCGGACTTCGGCGCGGCCGTCGTCCAGGTGCCGCTGACCGACATGCTGCGCTACCACACCTGGTCGGCCGGGGCCTCCTGGATGGCCGAGTACGGCGACCCCTCCGTGGCGGAGGAGCGCGCGGCCATCGAGACCTGGTCGCCGCTGCACAACGTGGTCGACCATGGGGTGCGGCCCTACCCGCCGGCCCTGGTCACCACCTCGACCCGCGACGACCGGGTCCACCCCGCGCACGCCCGGCTGTTCGCCCTGGCGCTGGCGAAGGTCGGGCAGCCGGTCGACTACTTCGAGAACACCGAGGGCGGCCACGCCGGCGCGGCCGACAACAAGCAGGTGGCGCGTGTTGAGTCGCTGATCTACACCTGGCTGATCGAGCAGCTGGAGCGGTAG
- a CDS encoding alpha/beta hydrolase gives MKPVRSVIPTLAALALTGGILAAPVAGAAELTPTDVNGGVPVSTISQMTAPVTENSPEWRTVAREWVAENPAAREGRIEELNVYSPSMGRDIPVAVIHAADKSTLRPTLYMLNGAGGAEQDNDWITLSPILDLYEDKNVNLVIPMEGAFSYYTDWLETPGTGYLKEPQMWETFLTKELPGPIEEHLGASNERGIAGFSMSATSSLLLAEHNQGFYDTVGSFSGCALTSYPLEYEYLRLTTNRGGGEPEQMWGPQGSPYNVYNDALVNAENLRGTELYISNGSGLAGETDLPGHYTRQGADPLVASVNSAILQIEGGVIEAGTNACTHHLKAKLDSLDIPADYNFRPVGTHSWPYWRADLAQSWETFDRAFTTDE, from the coding sequence ATGAAACCTGTTCGTAGCGTCATCCCCACCCTCGCCGCCCTCGCCCTCACCGGCGGGATCCTCGCCGCCCCGGTCGCCGGGGCCGCGGAGCTGACGCCCACCGACGTCAACGGTGGCGTCCCGGTGTCCACCATCTCGCAGATGACCGCGCCGGTCACCGAGAACTCGCCCGAGTGGCGCACCGTCGCCCGCGAGTGGGTGGCGGAGAACCCGGCGGCCCGCGAGGGCCGGATTGAGGAGCTCAACGTCTACTCGCCGTCCATGGGCCGCGACATCCCGGTCGCCGTGATCCACGCGGCCGACAAGTCGACGCTCCGCCCGACGCTCTACATGCTCAACGGCGCCGGCGGCGCCGAGCAGGACAACGACTGGATCACCCTCTCGCCGATCCTGGATCTCTACGAGGACAAGAACGTCAACCTCGTCATCCCGATGGAGGGCGCATTCTCCTACTACACCGACTGGCTGGAGACCCCGGGCACCGGCTACCTGAAGGAACCGCAGATGTGGGAGACCTTCCTGACCAAGGAGCTGCCCGGCCCGATCGAGGAGCACCTCGGCGCCAGCAACGAGCGCGGCATCGCCGGCTTCTCCATGTCGGCGACCTCCTCGCTGCTGCTGGCCGAGCACAACCAGGGCTTCTACGACACCGTCGGCTCCTTCTCCGGCTGCGCGCTGACCTCCTACCCGCTGGAGTACGAGTACCTGCGCCTGACCACCAACCGCGGCGGCGGCGAACCGGAGCAGATGTGGGGACCGCAGGGCAGCCCCTACAACGTCTACAACGACGCCCTGGTCAACGCCGAGAACCTGCGGGGCACCGAGCTCTACATCTCCAACGGCTCCGGCCTGGCCGGCGAGACGGATCTGCCGGGCCACTACACCAGGCAGGGCGCTGACCCGCTCGTCGCCTCCGTCAACTCGGCGATCCTCCAGATCGAGGGCGGGGTCATCGAGGCCGGCACCAACGCCTGCACCCACCACCTGAAGGCGAAGCTGGATTCGCTCGACATCCCGGCCGACTACAACTTCCGCCCCGTGGGCACCCACTCCTGGCCCTACTGGCGCGCGGACCTCGCCCAGTCCTGGGAGACCTTCGACCGGGCCTTCACCACCGACGAGTAA
- a CDS encoding alpha/beta hydrolase — protein MKILRSLAVPLAALSLAAGAIAAPVAGASEVSPADVAQGAELATITQPESPNRQVASRDWYQKTKDNDRVVHLQAYSPSMGREIPIAVITPEDNSTPRPTLYMLNGAGGAEQNMDWISMSPILDVYEDKNVNVVIPMEGAFSYYTDWRETPGTGYLDNSQLWETFLTKELPGPLEEYLGASHERGIAGMSMSATSALLLAEHNPGFYDAVGSYSGCAATSDPVSRLMAELTVNRGGGTVDQMWGPMGDPNTYHNDALINAEGLRGSEVYVSNASGLAGATDLPGYYIERGIDPSAASSGAATLIIEGGIIEAATNTCTHNLKAKMDSLDIPADWNFRPTGTHSWTYWNQDLWDSWPTFDRAFTTDE, from the coding sequence ATGAAGATCCTCCGCAGCCTCGCAGTCCCCCTCGCGGCGCTCTCCCTCGCAGCCGGCGCCATCGCCGCGCCCGTCGCCGGAGCGTCCGAGGTCAGTCCGGCCGACGTCGCCCAGGGCGCCGAACTGGCCACCATCACCCAGCCGGAGTCCCCGAACAGGCAGGTCGCCTCCCGCGACTGGTACCAGAAGACGAAGGACAACGACCGGGTCGTGCACCTGCAGGCGTACTCCCCGTCGATGGGCCGCGAGATCCCGATCGCCGTGATCACCCCGGAGGACAACTCCACGCCGCGCCCCACCCTGTACATGCTCAACGGTGCCGGCGGCGCCGAGCAGAACATGGACTGGATCTCCATGTCGCCGATTCTGGACGTCTACGAGGACAAGAACGTCAACGTGGTCATCCCGATGGAGGGCGCGTTCTCCTACTACACCGACTGGCGCGAGACCCCGGGCACCGGCTACCTCGACAACTCCCAGCTGTGGGAGACCTTCCTCACCAAGGAGCTGCCCGGCCCGCTCGAGGAGTACCTCGGCGCCAGCCACGAGCGCGGCATCGCCGGCATGTCCATGTCCGCGACCTCCGCGCTGCTGCTGGCCGAGCACAACCCCGGCTTCTACGACGCCGTCGGCTCCTACTCCGGCTGCGCCGCCACCTCCGACCCCGTCTCCCGCCTGATGGCCGAGCTGACCGTCAACCGCGGCGGCGGCACCGTGGACCAGATGTGGGGCCCGATGGGGGATCCGAACACCTACCACAACGACGCGCTGATCAACGCCGAGGGCCTGCGTGGCAGCGAGGTCTACGTCTCCAACGCCTCGGGCCTGGCCGGCGCCACCGACCTGCCGGGCTACTACATCGAGCGGGGCATTGACCCGTCCGCCGCCTCCTCCGGCGCCGCCACCCTGATCATTGAGGGCGGCATCATCGAGGCGGCGACCAACACCTGCACCCACAACCTCAAGGCGAAGATGGACTCCCTGGACATCCCGGCGGACTGGAACTTCCGTCCCACCGGCACCCACTCCTGGACCTACTGGAACCAGGACCTCTGGGACTCCTGGCCGACCTTCGACCGCGCCTTCACCACCGACGAGTAG